A genomic stretch from Telopea speciosissima isolate NSW1024214 ecotype Mountain lineage chromosome 7, Tspe_v1, whole genome shotgun sequence includes:
- the LOC122668799 gene encoding glucan endo-1,3-beta-glucosidase 5-like gives MNLHYFFLWPCFCLLLLQTLCKFALVAHGLGCNWGTRATHPLPPDTVVQLLKDNGFNKVKLFEAEPEALKALGNSGIQVMLGIPNEFLAPLSSSVRVAEDWVQQNVSSYVSKYGVDIRYVAVGNEPFLSSYKNTYQDITFPALKNIQAALIKAGLARQVKVTVPFNADVYQSQSNLPSGGDFRSDIHSLMVSIIKFLSDNGCPLAINIYPFLSLYADPNFPFDFAFFPNNTTTSASIPLVDGSITYTNVFEANYDTLIWALEKNGFPSMPVIIGEVGWPTDGHPKANLDNARRFNQGLVDRIVQGRGTPKRPSPAPDVYLFGLIDEDAKSIQPGNFERHWGIFYYDGTVKYKLDLGHGKSLVPAKGVKYLARQWCVMSPGASSVDPNLVPSINYACTYADCTSLGYGSSCGGLDARSNASYAFNIYYQTANQQKGACQFNNLSAITTVDPSQDTCRFEIMIDIGKHERPKNQSPTTTSSSSAATIDHLLQNRLLILFFFIIVFSVMT, from the exons atgaATCTGCACTACTTCTTCTTGTGGCCCTGCTTCtgcctgctgctgctgcaaacGCTATGCAAGTTTGCTTTGGTTGCTCATGGCCTCGGGTGCAACTGGGGAACACGCGCTACACATCCATTGCCGCCCGACACAGTTGTTCAGCTATTGAAGGACAACGGCTTCAACAAAGTTAAACTCTTTGAAGCTGAGCCTGAGGCACTCAAGGCTCTTGGTAATTCCGGGATCCAGGTTATGCTTGGTATCCCTAATGAGTTCTTGGCACCACTTTCTAGCAGCGTTAGGGTTGCTGAGGATTGGGTTCAGCAAAACGTCTCCTCTTATGTTTCTAAATACGGTGTGGACATAAG GTACGTAGCTGTTGGTAATGAACCGTTTCTGAGTTCTTACAAGAACACCTACCAAGACATCACCTTTCCGGCGCTCAAAAATATCCAAGCCGCCCTCATAAAAGCCGGACTGGCGAGACAAGTGAAAGTCACCGTCCCATTTAACGCCGACGTTTACCAAAGCCAAAGCAACCTCCCATCGGGCGGCGACTTCCGGTCAGACATACATTCACTCATGGTTTCCATCATCAAATTTCTCAGCGACAATGGTTGCCCACTTGCCATCAACATCTATCCTTTCCTCAGCCTCTACGCTGATCCAAACTTCCCCTTCGATTTCGCTTTCTTCCCCAACAACACCACTACTAGCGCTTCTATTCCGCTGGTGGACGGATCCATCACCTACACCAACGTCTTCGAAGCAAATTACGACACCCTCATCTGGGCTCTCGAAAAGAATGGATTCCCTTCCATGCCAGTCATCATCGGTGAGGTGGGATGGCCCACCGACGGCCATCCCAAAGCCAACCTCGACAATGCCCGCAGGTTCAACCAAGGCCTAGTCGATCGTATCGTCCAGGGACGGGGTACCCCAAAACGGCCCAGCCCGGCCCCCGATGTATACCTCTTCGGTCTAATCGACGAGGACGCCAAGAGCATCCAGCCGGGCAATTTCGAGCGTCACTGGGGCATCTTCTACTACGATGGAACCGTGAAATACAAACTGGACTTGGGTCATGGTAAGAGCTTGGTCCCGGCCAAGGGAGTCAAGTATCTGGCAAGGCAGTGGTGCGTGATGTCACCTGGTGCAAGCAGTGTAGACCCAAACCTGGTCCCAAGCATCAACTACGCTTGCACCTATGCGGATTGCACCAGCCTTGGTTACGGATCTTCCTGTGGTGGGCTGGATGCGAGGAGCAACGCGTCGTATGCATTCAACATTTATTATCAGACGGCAAACCAGCAGAAGGGGGCATGTCAATTCAATAACCTGTCGGCTATTACAACCGTAGATCCATCTCAGGATACATGCCGTTTTGAGATAATGATCGACATCGGGAAGCATGAGCGCCCTAAGAATCAGAGCCCCActactacttcttcttcttcggcaGCAACTattgatcatcttcttcaaaacCGGCTGctgattcttttcttcttcatcatcgtctTCTCCGTCATGACATAG
- the LOC122667738 gene encoding ATPase 10, plasma membrane-type isoform X1 gives MAEDLEKPLLDPENFNRDAIDLERLPLEEVFEQLRTSRRGLSSDDAEARLKIFGLNKLEEKPENKFLKFLSFMWNPLSWVMEAAAVMAIALANGGGEGPDWQDFVGIVCLLVINSTISFLEENNAGNAASALMARLAPKTKVLRDGQWQEQDAAILVPGDIISIKLGDIIPADARLLEGDPLKIDQSALTGESLAVTKRTGDEVFSGSTCKQGEIEAVVIATGVNSFFGKAAHLVDSTVVVGHFQKVLTSIGNFCICSIAVGMVIEIIVMYPIQHRSYRNGINNLLVLLIGGIPIAMPTVLSVTLAIGSHRLSQQGAITKRMTAIEEMAGMDVLCSDKTGTLTLNRLTVDRNLVEVFNKDINEDTVILLAARASRLENQDAIDTAIINMLADPKEARANITEVHFLPFNPVDKRTAITYIDSDGNWHRASKGAPEQILNLCKEKEQIAGKVHAIIDKFAERGLRSLGVAYQEVPEKSKEGHGGPWTFCGLLPLFDPPRHDSAETIRRALNLGVCVKMITGDQLSIAKETGRRLGMGTNMYPASSLLDHNRDEHEALPVDELIEKADGFAGVFPEHKYEIVKILQEKKHICGMTGDGVNDAPALKKADIGIAVSDATDAARSAADIVLTEPGLSVIVSAVLTSRAIFQRMKNYTIYAVSITIRIVLGFMLMALIWEYDFPPFMVLIIAILNDGTIMTISKDRVKPSPRPDSWKLNEIFATGIVIGTYLALVTVLFYWIVKSTTFFETYFHVRSLSSSSEEISSAIYLQVSIISQALIFVTRSQSWSFVERPGTLLMCAFVIAQLVATLIAVYAHITFASIRGIGWGWAGVIWIYSVIFYIPLDIIKFIVRYILSGEAWNLLFDRKTAFTSKKDYGKEDREAKWVLSQSTLQGLAPSELETNGRQSSLIAEQARRRAEIARLRELHTLKGHVESVVRLKNLDINIIQTAHTV, from the exons ATGGCTGAAGATTTGGAGAAACCATTGCTTGATCCTGAGAATTTCAACAGAGATGCAATTGATCTG GAACGCCTACCTTTGGAAGAAGTTTTTGAACAACTGAGGACATCTCGTAGGGGACTTTCATCTGATGATGCTGAAGCCCGCTTAAAGATTTTTGGGCTTAATAAGCTTGAAGAAAAGCCA GAGAACAAATTCTTGAAATTTCTTAGTTTTATGTGGAATCCTTTGTCATGGGTTATGGAAGCTGCAGCAGTGATGGCAATTGCCCTTGCTAATGGTGGA GGGGAGGGTCCTGACTGGCAGGACTTTGTGGGGATTGTTTGTCTACTGGTTATCAACTCAACAATCAGTTTTCTAGAGGAAAACAATGCTGGGAATGCTGCATCAGCACTTATGGCCCGTCTGGCCCCAAAAACAAAG GTCCTCAGAGATGGCCAGTGGCAAGAGCAAGATGCGGCTATTCTTGTACCTGGAGATATAATTAGCATAAAGCTTGGTGATATCATCCCTGCGGACGCACGCCTGCTTGAGGGAGACCCACTAAAAATTGACCAG TCAGCTCTTACGGGAGAATCTCTTGCTGTCACAAAAAGGACAGGGGATGAAGTCTTTTCTGGTTCGACATGTAAGCAAGGAGAGATTGAAGCTGTTGTGATAGCCACTGGAGTTAATTCTTTTTTTGGGAAAGCAGCACATTTAGTTGACTCCACTGTAGTTGTTGGGCATTTCCAGAAG GTCCTTACTTCCATTGGGAACTTCTGCATTTGCTCGATTGCTGTGGGGATGGTTATTGAAATCATTGTCATGTATCCCATTCAGCACCGTTCATACCGAAATGGAATTAACAACCTTCTTGTTCTATTAATTGGGGGAATACCCATAGCTATGCCCACTGTATTATCTGTTACACTTGCAATTGGTTCTCATCGCCTCTCTCAACAG GGTGCTATTACAAAACGGATGACTGCGATTGAAGAAATGGCTGGAATGGATGTCCTCTGCAGTGATAAAACTGGAACGCTTACTCTAAATCGTCTCACTGTTGATCGAAACCTTGTTGAG GTTTTTAACAAAGACATCAACGAAGACACAGTTATTCTGCTTGCAGCTAGAGCATCAAGACTTGAGAATCAAGATGCTATTGATACAGCTATCATAAACATGCTTGCTGATCCAAAGGAg GCACGTGCAAACATCACTGAAGTTCATTTTCTACCCTTCAACCCTGTGGACAAACGGACTGCAATTACATATATTGATTCTGATGGTAACTGGCATCGAGCCAGCAAAGGAGCACCAGAACAG ATTCTAAATCtatgcaaagaaaaagaacagatTGCTGGCAAAGTACATGCCATTATTGACAAGTTTGCTGAAAGAGGATTGAGATCTCTCGGAGTTGCGTATCAG GAAGTTCCTGAAAAATCTAAAGAGGGACATGGAGGTCCTTGGACATTTTGTGGGCTGTTGCCATTGTTTGACCCTCCTAGACATGATAGTGCAGAGACCATTCGCAGAGCACTTAACCTTGGGGTCTGTGTGAAGATGATTACGG GTGACCAGTTATCTATTGCAAAGGAGACAGGCCGGCGTCTTGGCATGGGAACAAACATGTATCCTGCTTCTTCATTGCTGGACCATAATAGAGATGAACATGAAGCTCTTCCTGTGGATGAGCTCATTGAAAAGGCAGATGGCTTTGCTGGCGTATTTCCTG AACATAAGTATGAGATTGTGAAAATTCTACAAGAAAAGAAGCATATTTGTGGAATGACTGGAGATGGTGTAAATGATGCACCTGCTCTAAAGAAAGCGGACATCGGAATAGCAGTGTCAGATGCTACAGATGCTGCGAGGAGTGCTGCCGATATAGTCTTAACTGAGCCTGGTTTAAGTGTCATTGTCAGTGCTGTCTTAACAAGCCGGGCTATATTCCAAAGAATGAAGAACTACACA ATTTATGCTGTATCCATAACCATAAGGATTGTG CTAGGTTTTATGCTGATGGCATTGATCTGGGAGTATGATTTCCCACCTTTCATGGTGCTAATAATAGCAATACTGAATGATG GGACCATCATGACCATTTCTAAGGATCGTGTGAAGCCATCCCCAAGACCAGACAGTTGGAAGCTCAATGAGATCTTTGCAACGGGAATTGTTATTGGGACTTATCTTGCATTAGTCACTGTTTTATTTTACTGGATTGTGAAAAGCACCACTTTCTTTGAG ACTTACTTCCATGTAAGGTCCCTGAGCAGCAGTAGCGAGGAGATATCATCTGCCATATATCTGCAAGTCAGCATCATCAGCCAGGCTCTTATTTTTGTTACTCGCAGTCAAAGTTGGTCCTTTGTGGAGAGACCTGGGACCCTCTTGATGTGCGCTTTTGTGATTGCTCAACTG GTTGCCACCTTGATTGCGGTTTATGCTCACATCACCTTTGCTTCAATCCGAGGCATTGGATGGGGTTGGGCTGGTGTCATATGGATCTACAGTGTGATCTTCTACATACCCTTGGATATTATCAAATTTATTGTTCGTTACATTTTGAGCGGAGAGGCCTGGAATTTATTGTTCGATAGAAAG ACAGCTTTTACTTCTAAGAAGGACTATGGGAAGGAAGACAGGGAGGCTAAGTGGGTGCTTTCTCAGAGTACCCTACAAGGACTGGCACCTTCAGAATTGGAGACCAATGGGCGGCAGTCTTCTCTGATTGCTGAACAGGCCAGGCGGCGGGCCGAAATTGCTAG GTTGAGGGAGTTACACACATTAAAAGGACATGTCGAATCAGTTGTGAGACTGAAAAATTTGGACATAAATATAATCCAAACAGCTCATACCGTCTAA
- the LOC122667738 gene encoding ATPase 10, plasma membrane-type isoform X2: MAEDLEKPLLDPENFNRDAIDLERLPLEEVFEQLRTSRRGLSSDDAEARLKIFGLNKLEEKPENKFLKFLSFMWNPLSWVMEAAAVMAIALANGGGEGPDWQDFVGIVCLLVINSTISFLEENNAGNAASALMARLAPKTKVLRDGQWQEQDAAILVPGDIISIKLGDIIPADARLLEGDPLKIDQSALTGESLAVTKRTGDEVFSGSTCKQGEIEAVVIATGVNSFFGKAAHLVDSTVVVGHFQKVLTSIGNFCICSIAVGMVIEIIVMYPIQHRSYRNGINNLLVLLIGGIPIAMPTVLSVTLAIGSHRLSQQGAITKRMTAIEEMAGMDVLCSDKTGTLTLNRLTVDRNLVEVFNKDINEDTVILLAARASRLENQDAIDTAIINMLADPKEARANITEVHFLPFNPVDKRTAITYIDSDGNWHRASKGAPEQILNLCKEKEQIAGKVHAIIDKFAERGLRSLGVAYQEVPEKSKEGHGGPWTFCGLLPLFDPPRHDSAETIRRALNLGVCVKMITGDQLSIAKETGRRLGMGTNMYPASSLLDHNRDEHEALPVDELIEKADGFAGVFPEHKYEIVKILQEKKHICGMTGDGVNDAPALKKADIGIAVSDATDAARSAADIVLTEPGLSVIVSAVLTSRAIFQRMKNYTIYAVSITIRIVLGFMLMALIWEYDFPPFMVLIIAILNDGTIMTISKDRVKPSPRPDSWKLNEIFATGIVIGTYLALVTVLFYWIVKSTTFFETYFHVRSLSSSSEEISSAIYLQVSIISQALIFVTRSQSWSFVERPGTLLMCAFVIAQLDNIVVQQSVKLPISTLLYRQLLLLRRTMGRKTGRLSGCFLRVPYKDWHLQNWRPMGGSLL; the protein is encoded by the exons ATGGCTGAAGATTTGGAGAAACCATTGCTTGATCCTGAGAATTTCAACAGAGATGCAATTGATCTG GAACGCCTACCTTTGGAAGAAGTTTTTGAACAACTGAGGACATCTCGTAGGGGACTTTCATCTGATGATGCTGAAGCCCGCTTAAAGATTTTTGGGCTTAATAAGCTTGAAGAAAAGCCA GAGAACAAATTCTTGAAATTTCTTAGTTTTATGTGGAATCCTTTGTCATGGGTTATGGAAGCTGCAGCAGTGATGGCAATTGCCCTTGCTAATGGTGGA GGGGAGGGTCCTGACTGGCAGGACTTTGTGGGGATTGTTTGTCTACTGGTTATCAACTCAACAATCAGTTTTCTAGAGGAAAACAATGCTGGGAATGCTGCATCAGCACTTATGGCCCGTCTGGCCCCAAAAACAAAG GTCCTCAGAGATGGCCAGTGGCAAGAGCAAGATGCGGCTATTCTTGTACCTGGAGATATAATTAGCATAAAGCTTGGTGATATCATCCCTGCGGACGCACGCCTGCTTGAGGGAGACCCACTAAAAATTGACCAG TCAGCTCTTACGGGAGAATCTCTTGCTGTCACAAAAAGGACAGGGGATGAAGTCTTTTCTGGTTCGACATGTAAGCAAGGAGAGATTGAAGCTGTTGTGATAGCCACTGGAGTTAATTCTTTTTTTGGGAAAGCAGCACATTTAGTTGACTCCACTGTAGTTGTTGGGCATTTCCAGAAG GTCCTTACTTCCATTGGGAACTTCTGCATTTGCTCGATTGCTGTGGGGATGGTTATTGAAATCATTGTCATGTATCCCATTCAGCACCGTTCATACCGAAATGGAATTAACAACCTTCTTGTTCTATTAATTGGGGGAATACCCATAGCTATGCCCACTGTATTATCTGTTACACTTGCAATTGGTTCTCATCGCCTCTCTCAACAG GGTGCTATTACAAAACGGATGACTGCGATTGAAGAAATGGCTGGAATGGATGTCCTCTGCAGTGATAAAACTGGAACGCTTACTCTAAATCGTCTCACTGTTGATCGAAACCTTGTTGAG GTTTTTAACAAAGACATCAACGAAGACACAGTTATTCTGCTTGCAGCTAGAGCATCAAGACTTGAGAATCAAGATGCTATTGATACAGCTATCATAAACATGCTTGCTGATCCAAAGGAg GCACGTGCAAACATCACTGAAGTTCATTTTCTACCCTTCAACCCTGTGGACAAACGGACTGCAATTACATATATTGATTCTGATGGTAACTGGCATCGAGCCAGCAAAGGAGCACCAGAACAG ATTCTAAATCtatgcaaagaaaaagaacagatTGCTGGCAAAGTACATGCCATTATTGACAAGTTTGCTGAAAGAGGATTGAGATCTCTCGGAGTTGCGTATCAG GAAGTTCCTGAAAAATCTAAAGAGGGACATGGAGGTCCTTGGACATTTTGTGGGCTGTTGCCATTGTTTGACCCTCCTAGACATGATAGTGCAGAGACCATTCGCAGAGCACTTAACCTTGGGGTCTGTGTGAAGATGATTACGG GTGACCAGTTATCTATTGCAAAGGAGACAGGCCGGCGTCTTGGCATGGGAACAAACATGTATCCTGCTTCTTCATTGCTGGACCATAATAGAGATGAACATGAAGCTCTTCCTGTGGATGAGCTCATTGAAAAGGCAGATGGCTTTGCTGGCGTATTTCCTG AACATAAGTATGAGATTGTGAAAATTCTACAAGAAAAGAAGCATATTTGTGGAATGACTGGAGATGGTGTAAATGATGCACCTGCTCTAAAGAAAGCGGACATCGGAATAGCAGTGTCAGATGCTACAGATGCTGCGAGGAGTGCTGCCGATATAGTCTTAACTGAGCCTGGTTTAAGTGTCATTGTCAGTGCTGTCTTAACAAGCCGGGCTATATTCCAAAGAATGAAGAACTACACA ATTTATGCTGTATCCATAACCATAAGGATTGTG CTAGGTTTTATGCTGATGGCATTGATCTGGGAGTATGATTTCCCACCTTTCATGGTGCTAATAATAGCAATACTGAATGATG GGACCATCATGACCATTTCTAAGGATCGTGTGAAGCCATCCCCAAGACCAGACAGTTGGAAGCTCAATGAGATCTTTGCAACGGGAATTGTTATTGGGACTTATCTTGCATTAGTCACTGTTTTATTTTACTGGATTGTGAAAAGCACCACTTTCTTTGAG ACTTACTTCCATGTAAGGTCCCTGAGCAGCAGTAGCGAGGAGATATCATCTGCCATATATCTGCAAGTCAGCATCATCAGCCAGGCTCTTATTTTTGTTACTCGCAGTCAAAGTTGGTCCTTTGTGGAGAGACCTGGGACCCTCTTGATGTGCGCTTTTGTGATTGCTCAACTG GACAATATTGTTGTGCAACAATCAGTAAAACTGCCGATATCTACTCTTCTCTACAGACAGCTTTTACTTCTAAGAAGGACTATGGGAAGGAAGACAGGGAGGCTAAGTGGGTGCTTTCTCAGAGTACCCTACAAGGACTGGCACCTTCAGAATTGGAGACCAATGGGCGGCAGTCTTCTCTGA